One genomic window of Luteitalea pratensis includes the following:
- a CDS encoding N-acyl-D-amino-acid deacylase family protein, with the protein MSAIRVTSIPRPFPAVLAALALCSACGNTTHAPAPAAAAPAAQARAFDVVIANGRVVDGTGAPWFRADIGISGDRITAVGNLSSARAGTRIDAAGQVVAPGFIDLLGQSEFNVLVDSRAASKVTQGVTTEITGEGVSIAPVNDAMKADRKASYDFFKIAQDWRTLDEYFARLTRSTTAINVGTFVGSGGLRDYVVGKEDRVATADELARMKTLVSEAMAQGALGLSSSLQYIPNRFSTTDELVELAKVAAEHGGIYITHQRSEANKVFESVDEVLAIAERADIPAEIWHLKTAYKANWGKMTEVLRRIDAARARGLRVSANIYPYDRASNGLDACLPVWVREGGTDAMLKRLQEPDTRARVKRDMDDPNAPFENQWFGSGGPAGVMLSSVLDPALRKYEGMSFDAIGKAMGKDPRDAAIDLVIADKAESSVIISIMRESDVIEAMRTPWVSFDTDSGARAEDGPLSVSKSHPRAWGTFTRVLGKYVRQDGVLTLEEAVRKMTSQAAIRVGITDRGLVRPGMMADLVVFDPATVADVATFEQPNRYSTGVRHVFVNGKAVVANGTVTKERPGRTLRGPGYRGER; encoded by the coding sequence ATGAGCGCGATCCGGGTTACCTCCATCCCTCGCCCGTTCCCTGCGGTCCTTGCCGCATTGGCCCTGTGTAGCGCGTGTGGCAACACCACGCACGCGCCTGCGCCGGCGGCCGCCGCACCTGCCGCGCAAGCTCGCGCCTTCGACGTGGTGATCGCGAACGGCCGCGTCGTGGACGGCACCGGCGCGCCATGGTTCCGGGCCGACATCGGCATCAGCGGCGACCGCATCACCGCCGTCGGCAACCTGTCGTCGGCTCGGGCGGGCACGCGCATCGACGCCGCGGGGCAGGTGGTGGCACCAGGTTTCATCGACCTGCTCGGTCAATCCGAGTTCAACGTGCTCGTGGACTCGCGCGCCGCCAGCAAGGTCACGCAAGGCGTCACCACCGAGATCACGGGCGAAGGCGTCTCGATCGCACCGGTGAACGACGCGATGAAGGCCGACCGCAAGGCCAGCTACGACTTCTTCAAGATCGCCCAGGACTGGCGCACCCTCGACGAGTACTTCGCCCGGTTGACCAGGTCGACGACGGCGATCAACGTGGGGACGTTCGTGGGCTCGGGCGGGCTGCGCGACTACGTGGTGGGCAAGGAGGACCGCGTCGCCACCGCCGACGAACTGGCACGGATGAAGACGCTCGTGAGCGAGGCCATGGCGCAGGGGGCACTGGGACTGAGTTCCTCGCTGCAGTACATCCCCAACCGGTTCTCCACCACCGACGAACTCGTGGAACTGGCGAAGGTGGCGGCCGAGCACGGCGGCATCTACATCACGCACCAGCGCTCGGAGGCCAACAAGGTATTCGAGTCGGTCGACGAGGTCCTGGCGATCGCCGAGCGCGCGGATATCCCGGCCGAGATCTGGCACCTGAAGACCGCGTACAAGGCCAACTGGGGAAAGATGACCGAGGTCCTGCGCCGCATCGACGCGGCGCGTGCCAGGGGCCTGCGTGTGTCGGCCAACATCTACCCCTACGACCGCGCGTCCAACGGCCTCGATGCCTGCCTGCCCGTCTGGGTGCGTGAGGGTGGCACCGACGCCATGCTGAAGCGCCTGCAGGAGCCTGACACCCGCGCGCGGGTCAAGCGGGACATGGACGACCCGAACGCGCCGTTCGAGAACCAGTGGTTCGGATCGGGCGGGCCGGCCGGCGTCATGCTCAGCTCGGTGCTGGATCCGGCGTTGCGCAAGTACGAAGGGATGTCCTTCGACGCGATCGGCAAGGCGATGGGCAAGGACCCGCGTGATGCCGCCATCGACCTGGTCATCGCCGACAAGGCGGAGTCGTCGGTCATCATCTCGATCATGCGCGAGAGCGACGTGATCGAGGCGATGCGCACGCCGTGGGTGTCGTTCGACACCGACTCGGGCGCGCGCGCCGAAGACGGACCGTTGTCGGTATCCAAGTCCCATCCGCGAGCCTGGGGTACCTTCACGCGCGTGTTGGGCAAGTACGTGCGGCAGGACGGCGTGCTGACGCTCGAAGAAGCCGTGCGCAAGATGACGTCACAGGCGGCGATTCGTGTCGGCATCACGGATCGGGGCCTGGTGCGTCCGGGCATGATGGCCGACCTGGTCGTCTTCGACCCGGCCACGGTGGCCGACGTGGCCACGTTCGAGCAACCGAACCGCTACTCGACCGGTGTCAGGCACGTGTTCGTGAACGGCAAGGCCGTCGTGGCCAACGGAACGGTCACGAAGGAACGTCCCGGCCGTACGCTGCGTGGTCCCGGATACCGCGGGGAACGCTGA
- a CDS encoding carboxypeptidase regulatory-like domain-containing protein → MVFDGHLRKLHGLLVLVTLVSTLSPRAATGQALELVTVEAATPDSVTAERASRVAISSDGRSVAFCSTAIPGDLVPGKVVPAGSTGTSNVYVRDLVTRTTAILTLSATDPSVTGNGTCAPDVQITPDGRFVGFKSTATNLLSSTWTYAAGSASGWVYDRQTGVLALVDVAVQPFYAAGLREMVMSENGRFVAFSSAGSGSLTQLVPNFIDDNGSLLDLYVRDLQSNTTRLVSRQYTDPKRGAPAGVETSTGESPRVFSADGTSLLFAGAFAQLIPNGSTARNLYVYRWSADAIALVSATTGESAILSGATVDVAGNPAAVSFSITADGRFAAFTASTTQGELTGAVTNRRKNVYVRDLRTAVAPTTIVSLTTSGLGGNGDSTTPVISRNGAIVAFESIATDLVDNITDSASLPDIFARPMSGPNRAGPVEWLTRDAVVPAGGNKSAALEDVSADGRYVAWRSAATNYVIVSVVSDLNNADDVFVRDRAAGTVNIKSVVPIAAPATADAASGSATLLSAGQAAFFSDATNLLVTPPTSGTNIFAPVPSFADLSVSIADAPDPALVGQQLIYTFTVANLGPAAATGVALIVPVPDGGTVLSAEGGLTPSGGVVRFTLGTLGVGQTVTRTMSVIYGAARVATVTATVSATQADPVAPNNSAVQTTNIATLSITGTVRDAGGAGLPNVTVTLTGSAFDTTTTAADGSYTLGNLAMGGNFTVTPSATGYAFTPVSTPVANLTTDRSADFTAVCAPAISGLVRDRLDGALAGVTVMLSGSGDATAVTDVNGRYTFNGVSLGQSFTIVPTRPGFTFDVPSVSVTTATCGTTPDTLVATSGVFTRYFAEGATSTFFDTSIALLNASGTPTSVHFTFQTGRADDSDLVHDITLSGFQRATIDPKTIAGLEMAEFSTVVSSDQPVIADRTMHWDASGYGSHAETSIAEPRTSWYLAEGATTGGFQLFYLLQNPNDSAADVQVTYLLPTPAQPFTKTYTVLPGTRQNIWVNVEDARLAHAEVSAVFASSLPVIVERAMYLDRPGQTFAAGHEAAAVPGPATQWFFAEGATGPYFDLFYLMANPGTTAAVIDGRYLLPDGTVLTKQYTVAPQSRFNVWADYETFQGRPGLPLGNTDVSATFTSANGVGFVAERAMWWPGDGSQWFEGHDSAGALLSGTKWGLADGDVGGTLGTETYILIANTSNTDGTVQVTIVYEDGSTSVLTRPIKANSRTNVAVGVDVPAAANRRFGAVVESLGSNPVQIVVERAMYNNAGGVTWAAGSNNLGIRLR, encoded by the coding sequence GTGGTGTTCGACGGTCATCTGCGGAAGCTCCACGGCCTGCTGGTCCTTGTGACGCTGGTCTCGACCCTGTCGCCCCGTGCCGCCACCGGCCAGGCGCTCGAACTGGTCACCGTCGAGGCCGCGACGCCTGATTCGGTCACCGCCGAACGAGCATCGCGCGTCGCCATCTCCTCCGATGGCCGATCCGTCGCGTTCTGCTCCACGGCAATACCCGGAGACCTCGTGCCGGGGAAGGTCGTTCCCGCGGGCTCCACCGGCACGAGCAACGTGTACGTGCGCGACCTCGTCACCCGTACAACCGCGATTCTCACGCTGTCGGCGACCGACCCGAGCGTGACCGGCAACGGCACGTGCGCTCCTGACGTGCAGATCACGCCGGACGGCCGCTTCGTCGGTTTCAAGAGCACGGCCACCAACCTCCTGAGCAGCACGTGGACCTATGCCGCCGGCAGTGCCTCCGGCTGGGTGTACGACCGGCAGACCGGCGTGCTCGCCCTCGTGGACGTCGCGGTGCAGCCCTTCTACGCCGCCGGGTTGAGGGAGATGGTGATGAGTGAGAACGGCCGCTTCGTGGCGTTCTCGAGCGCCGGTTCCGGCAGCCTCACGCAGCTCGTGCCGAACTTCATCGACGACAACGGGTCGCTGCTCGATCTCTACGTACGCGACCTGCAGTCCAACACCACCCGCCTGGTGAGCCGCCAGTACACCGACCCGAAGAGGGGTGCGCCGGCTGGCGTCGAAACCTCAACCGGCGAGAGTCCGCGCGTGTTCAGCGCTGACGGCACGAGCCTGCTGTTTGCCGGCGCGTTCGCGCAGTTGATCCCCAACGGGAGCACTGCACGCAACCTGTACGTCTACCGATGGAGCGCGGACGCTATCGCCCTGGTCTCCGCGACGACGGGCGAGTCGGCCATCCTGTCCGGGGCCACCGTCGACGTCGCTGGCAATCCCGCCGCCGTCAGCTTCTCGATCACCGCCGACGGCAGGTTCGCCGCGTTCACGGCGTCGACGACGCAAGGGGAGTTGACCGGCGCAGTCACGAACCGACGCAAGAACGTGTACGTCCGCGACCTTCGGACCGCAGTCGCCCCGACCACCATCGTCAGCCTCACGACCTCGGGTCTTGGCGGTAACGGCGATTCGACGACGCCGGTCATCAGCCGCAACGGCGCCATCGTGGCGTTCGAGAGTATCGCGACCGACCTGGTCGACAACATCACTGACAGCGCCTCTCTCCCCGACATCTTCGCCAGGCCGATGTCGGGACCGAACCGCGCCGGCCCGGTGGAGTGGCTGACGCGGGACGCCGTGGTGCCGGCGGGAGGGAACAAGAGCGCGGCGCTGGAGGACGTCAGCGCCGACGGGCGTTACGTGGCGTGGCGCTCGGCCGCCACCAACTACGTGATCGTCTCCGTCGTCTCGGACCTGAACAACGCCGACGACGTGTTCGTGCGCGACCGGGCGGCTGGCACGGTGAACATCAAGAGCGTGGTCCCCATCGCCGCGCCGGCGACAGCCGACGCGGCAAGCGGGTCCGCGACGCTGCTGTCGGCCGGACAAGCGGCGTTCTTCAGCGACGCGACGAATCTGCTCGTGACGCCGCCAACCTCGGGCACGAACATCTTCGCGCCGGTGCCGAGTTTCGCCGACCTGTCGGTGTCGATCGCGGACGCGCCAGACCCTGCGTTAGTGGGCCAGCAACTTATCTACACGTTCACCGTGGCCAATCTCGGGCCCGCGGCGGCAACCGGGGTCGCACTGATCGTGCCCGTCCCCGACGGCGGCACGGTCCTCTCGGCAGAAGGCGGGCTGACGCCGAGCGGCGGGGTCGTCAGGTTCACCCTGGGGACGCTGGGTGTCGGACAGACCGTCACCAGGACGATGTCGGTGATCTATGGCGCCGCGCGGGTGGCCACGGTGACCGCCACGGTGTCGGCGACACAGGCCGATCCTGTCGCGCCGAACAATTCGGCGGTCCAGACGACCAACATCGCCACGCTCTCGATCACGGGAACCGTGCGCGACGCCGGAGGCGCCGGGTTGCCCAACGTCACCGTGACACTCACGGGCAGCGCATTCGACACCACGACGACCGCGGCAGACGGGAGCTACACCCTGGGTAACCTGGCGATGGGCGGCAACTTCACGGTGACGCCGTCGGCGACGGGGTACGCGTTCACACCGGTGTCGACACCCGTCGCCAACCTGACGACGGACCGATCGGCCGACTTCACGGCGGTTTGCGCGCCCGCGATCTCGGGTCTGGTCCGCGATCGACTCGATGGCGCGCTGGCCGGTGTGACGGTCATGTTGTCGGGCTCTGGCGATGCCACCGCTGTCACTGACGTGAACGGGCGGTACACATTCAATGGCGTGTCGTTGGGGCAGTCGTTCACCATCGTGCCGACCCGGCCCGGGTTCACCTTCGATGTGCCGTCCGTGTCGGTCACCACCGCGACCTGTGGCACGACGCCCGACACGCTGGTCGCCACCTCGGGCGTCTTCACACGGTACTTCGCCGAGGGCGCGACGAGTACGTTCTTCGACACGTCGATCGCGCTGCTCAATGCCAGCGGCACCCCGACCTCCGTCCACTTCACGTTCCAGACCGGCAGGGCCGACGATTCGGATCTGGTACATGACATCACGCTGAGCGGCTTCCAGCGGGCGACCATCGACCCCAAGACGATCGCGGGACTCGAGATGGCCGAGTTCTCGACGGTCGTGTCCTCGGACCAGCCCGTCATCGCCGATCGGACGATGCACTGGGACGCCTCCGGCTACGGAAGTCACGCCGAGACCAGCATCGCCGAGCCGCGGACATCGTGGTACCTCGCGGAAGGCGCCACGACCGGCGGTTTCCAACTCTTCTACCTGCTCCAGAATCCCAATGACTCGGCAGCCGACGTCCAGGTGACGTACCTGCTGCCAACGCCGGCGCAGCCGTTCACGAAGACCTACACGGTGCTGCCGGGCACGCGGCAGAACATCTGGGTGAACGTGGAGGACGCGCGGCTCGCGCACGCCGAAGTGTCTGCGGTGTTCGCTTCGTCGCTGCCGGTGATCGTGGAGCGCGCGATGTACCTGGACAGGCCGGGGCAGACGTTCGCGGCGGGCCACGAGGCCGCCGCCGTGCCCGGACCCGCCACGCAGTGGTTCTTCGCGGAAGGTGCCACGGGGCCGTACTTCGACCTGTTCTACCTGATGGCAAACCCCGGGACGACGGCCGCCGTGATCGACGGACGTTACCTGCTGCCGGATGGAACGGTGCTGACCAAGCAGTACACGGTCGCTCCACAGAGCCGCTTCAACGTGTGGGCCGACTACGAGACGTTCCAGGGCCGGCCCGGCCTGCCGCTCGGGAACACGGATGTCTCGGCGACGTTCACGTCAGCCAACGGCGTCGGCTTCGTCGCGGAGCGCGCGATGTGGTGGCCCGGTGACGGGTCGCAGTGGTTCGAGGGTCACGACTCGGCAGGCGCGCTCCTCTCGGGTACCAAGTGGGGGCTCGCAGACGGCGACGTGGGCGGGACGCTGGGCACCGAGACCTACATCCTGATTGCGAACACCTCGAACACGGATGGAACGGTGCAGGTGACGATCGTCTACGAGGACGGAAGCACCAGCGTGCTGACGCGCCCGATCAAGGCCAACTCCCGGACCAACGTGGCGGTGGGCGTCGACGTGCCGGCCGCGGCGAACCGGAGATTCGGCGCCGTGGTCGAGAGCCTCGGTTCCAACCCCGTGCAGATCGTCGTCGAGCGGGCGATGTACAACAACGCGGGCGGCGTCACGTGGGCGGCCGGATCGAACAACCTGGGGATACGGCTGCGGTAG
- a CDS encoding sigma-70 family RNA polymerase sigma factor codes for MNDPGPVTGLLQAWGHGDEHARDALVPIVYRELRRRAGAYLRRERADHTLQATALVHEVFIRLVDQDRVEWQGRAHFFGIAAQMMRRILVDHARERQAAKRHGGAVRVELDDQVGAVAAPDVEVLSLDRALDDLAALDPRQAHIVELRYFGGLSEQEVGAVLSLSRATVTREWQSARAWLYRRLTSGTDPAASAGRSGR; via the coding sequence ATGAATGATCCCGGACCGGTGACCGGCCTGCTGCAGGCGTGGGGACACGGCGACGAGCACGCTCGTGACGCGCTCGTGCCGATCGTCTACCGCGAACTGCGGCGGCGCGCGGGCGCGTACCTCCGCCGGGAGCGCGCCGACCATACCTTGCAGGCGACGGCACTGGTGCACGAGGTGTTCATCCGGCTGGTCGACCAGGATCGGGTCGAATGGCAGGGACGCGCGCACTTCTTCGGCATCGCCGCGCAGATGATGCGCCGCATCCTTGTCGATCACGCGCGCGAGCGCCAGGCCGCCAAGCGCCACGGCGGCGCCGTGCGCGTCGAACTCGACGACCAGGTCGGAGCGGTTGCCGCACCCGACGTCGAGGTGCTGTCGCTGGATCGCGCCCTGGACGATCTGGCGGCCCTCGATCCGCGCCAGGCGCACATCGTTGAACTGCGCTACTTCGGCGGGTTGTCCGAGCAGGAGGTTGGCGCCGTGCTGTCGCTCTCGCGTGCCACGGTCACGCGAGAGTGGCAGTCCGCGCGGGCGTGGCTCTACCGCCGGTTGACGTCCGGGACGGATCCTGCGGCTTCTGCAGGGCGATCCGGGCGCTGA
- a CDS encoding protein kinase domain-containing protein has translation MANHVDWERAKLVFQAALECEASERPGLVAEECRGDAALHAEVLSLLDAHARAGSFAERHAVPDVPEWLATPSTAATLHSGARLGPYEIVGWLGAGGMGAVYSARDPRLGRTVAIKVLHRELRDDPAIALRFEHEARTLATLNHPNIASIYGVEDVGDTRALVLEYVDGDTLAQRVARGPIAVGDALQIARQIAEALDSAHQHGFIHRDLKPANVKLRPDGTAKLLDFGLARMLEGYAPGPLDSPPRATAGGQLVGTPAYMSPEQVKGLAGDRRSDVWAFGCVLFEMLSGRPVFGAATAGETFVEILGREPDWQRLPGATPPAIRRLLGRCLNKDDSRRVRDFGDIRLDVDDGQREWQSKETSASRASDMRGRRTWLGVAAVVALAGVAVWMRPAPSEPVRPQQQFDVATPAILGPADLESFALSPDGQSLAFVGAWQGAPHLWVRPLPTVVAHPLDGTRGASAPFWSPDHRSIAYYAEGQLKRIDVDGALVRSLTAATWGGGGSWNVDDTLLFVRTPAGPILRISATGGEPHAVTRLEKDQAGHVGPQWLPDGRHFLYYVLGTPEARGVHVGNVDGTAGRKLVDADSSAVYTQGHLLFVRQQTLFACAFDAGRMALTGTPFEIADGVIQRTEGLGGPTAVAAAANGTIAFRAGNSRPQTQFTWIDRTGRNVLPVGAVDGMAPTASPGLEHIAMMRRVGGNADVWLMETARGLLTKFTTHPAEDVFPYWSRDGQDIVFSSNRDGRWALYRKRVTGGREEPLLQTGQEASLATDSSPDGRLLLYHGRHPMTGWDIGTLSVQDGVTTAVVQTEADERNGQFSPDGAWLAYESNDSGPYEVFLRRFPEGGPRVQVSTRGGSQARWRGDGHELFYVGNDGMLMAVTVHAARGDGSVKVGSPVPLFPSRIGAGTNSVPGAQYVVTADGQRFLVDAFEHDVSLTPIRLILNWSPLAPQRPDRPAEAAGSVPDVNRR, from the coding sequence GTGGCGAATCACGTCGACTGGGAACGAGCGAAGCTGGTGTTCCAGGCGGCGCTGGAGTGTGAGGCCTCGGAACGCCCGGGGCTCGTTGCCGAGGAGTGCCGCGGCGACGCCGCGCTTCACGCCGAAGTCCTGTCGTTGCTGGACGCACATGCGCGGGCGGGCAGTTTCGCCGAACGTCACGCGGTCCCCGATGTTCCGGAATGGCTGGCCACGCCGTCCACCGCGGCGACGCTGCACTCCGGCGCACGCCTGGGACCGTACGAGATCGTCGGGTGGCTCGGCGCCGGCGGCATGGGCGCCGTCTACAGCGCCCGCGACCCGCGCCTCGGACGCACGGTCGCCATCAAGGTGCTGCATCGTGAGCTCCGGGATGACCCCGCCATCGCGCTCAGGTTCGAGCACGAAGCACGCACCCTGGCGACGCTGAATCATCCCAACATCGCCTCCATCTACGGCGTCGAGGATGTCGGCGACACCCGTGCCCTCGTCCTCGAATACGTCGATGGCGACACACTCGCGCAACGCGTCGCACGCGGGCCGATCGCCGTCGGCGATGCGCTACAGATTGCCCGCCAGATCGCCGAGGCCCTCGACTCCGCTCACCAGCATGGCTTCATCCATCGCGATCTCAAGCCCGCCAACGTGAAGCTGCGTCCGGACGGCACCGCGAAGCTGCTGGACTTCGGGCTGGCGAGAATGCTCGAGGGGTATGCGCCCGGCCCACTCGACTCGCCGCCGCGCGCGACGGCCGGCGGCCAGCTCGTTGGAACTCCGGCCTACATGTCGCCCGAGCAGGTGAAGGGCCTGGCGGGCGACCGACGCTCGGACGTCTGGGCGTTCGGATGCGTCCTGTTCGAGATGCTGTCGGGCCGGCCTGTCTTCGGCGCCGCGACGGCCGGCGAAACCTTCGTCGAGATCCTGGGCCGCGAACCGGACTGGCAGCGGCTGCCCGGTGCCACGCCTCCGGCGATTCGGCGACTGCTCGGTCGATGCCTGAACAAGGACGATTCACGCCGGGTGCGTGACTTCGGTGACATCCGCCTCGACGTCGACGATGGCCAGCGCGAATGGCAGTCGAAGGAGACATCTGCCTCGCGCGCGAGCGACATGCGAGGGCGGCGCACATGGCTAGGCGTGGCCGCCGTCGTCGCTCTCGCCGGCGTGGCGGTATGGATGCGGCCCGCGCCATCGGAACCGGTTCGGCCGCAACAACAGTTCGACGTCGCGACGCCGGCGATCCTCGGGCCGGCAGACCTGGAATCGTTCGCGTTGTCGCCAGACGGCCAATCTCTGGCCTTCGTCGGTGCCTGGCAAGGGGCCCCACACCTGTGGGTGCGTCCATTGCCGACGGTCGTAGCCCACCCGCTCGATGGCACGCGTGGTGCGTCGGCGCCGTTCTGGTCACCCGACCACCGCTCGATCGCGTACTACGCGGAAGGCCAGCTGAAGCGCATCGACGTCGATGGCGCACTCGTTCGTTCGCTGACAGCCGCGACGTGGGGCGGCGGCGGGTCCTGGAACGTGGACGACACACTGCTGTTCGTCCGTACTCCCGCGGGACCGATCCTGCGGATATCCGCGACGGGCGGCGAGCCACACGCGGTGACGCGCCTGGAAAAGGATCAGGCTGGCCACGTGGGTCCGCAGTGGCTCCCGGACGGTCGTCACTTCCTCTACTACGTGCTCGGCACCCCCGAGGCACGCGGGGTGCACGTGGGCAACGTGGACGGGACCGCCGGGCGCAAGCTGGTCGACGCCGATTCGTCGGCGGTGTACACGCAGGGGCACCTGCTGTTCGTCCGGCAGCAGACGCTTTTCGCCTGTGCGTTCGATGCCGGACGCATGGCCCTCACCGGTACGCCTTTCGAGATCGCCGACGGCGTAATCCAGCGGACCGAAGGCCTGGGTGGACCGACCGCGGTCGCGGCCGCGGCCAACGGGACGATTGCCTTCCGCGCGGGCAACTCCAGGCCGCAAACGCAGTTCACGTGGATCGATCGGACGGGCCGAAACGTGCTGCCGGTGGGCGCGGTCGATGGCATGGCGCCGACGGCGTCGCCAGGTCTCGAGCACATCGCCATGATGCGACGGGTCGGTGGCAATGCCGACGTGTGGCTGATGGAGACCGCGCGCGGGCTGTTGACGAAGTTCACGACACACCCGGCCGAGGACGTCTTCCCCTACTGGTCACGCGACGGGCAGGACATCGTCTTCTCGTCCAATCGCGACGGGCGATGGGCCCTGTACCGGAAGCGCGTGACCGGCGGCAGGGAGGAACCCCTGCTCCAGACCGGACAGGAAGCGTCGCTCGCCACGGACTCATCGCCCGATGGGCGCTTGCTGCTGTATCACGGGCGCCACCCCATGACCGGCTGGGACATCGGCACCCTCTCGGTGCAGGATGGTGTCACCACAGCGGTGGTCCAGACCGAGGCCGACGAACGCAATGGGCAGTTCTCACCCGACGGCGCCTGGCTCGCGTACGAGTCGAACGACTCCGGGCCGTACGAGGTGTTCCTGCGGCGCTTTCCGGAGGGTGGGCCACGCGTGCAGGTGTCCACGCGCGGCGGCTCCCAGGCGCGATGGCGCGGCGACGGGCACGAGCTGTTCTATGTCGGCAACGACGGCATGCTGATGGCGGTCACGGTACATGCGGCCCGCGGGGATGGTTCGGTGAAGGTGGGTAGCCCCGTCCCGCTGTTTCCTTCGCGAATCGGCGCCGGCACGAACTCCGTGCCCGGAGCACAGTACGTCGTGACGGCAGATGGACAGCGCTTTCTCGTCGATGCCTTCGAGCACGACGTAAGCCTCACGCCTATCCGCCTGATCCTGAACTGGTCCCCATTGGCGCCTCAGCGCCCGGATCGCCCTGCAGAAGCCGCAGGATCCGTCCCGGACGTCAACCGGCGGTAG